From Micromonospora rhizosphaerae, the proteins below share one genomic window:
- a CDS encoding thioredoxin reductase, with protein sequence MRDLRYKMIMALNAADLGSPICEQVAEICAEIAEQHCAEFGHVPSVRSGEIAELGATGEPALTWAPTETGQRAW encoded by the coding sequence ATGCGGGATCTCCGGTACAAGATGATCATGGCGTTGAACGCGGCCGACCTCGGCAGCCCGATCTGTGAGCAGGTCGCCGAGATCTGCGCGGAGATCGCCGAGCAGCACTGCGCCGAGTTCGGGCACGTCCCGAGCGTGCGTTCCGGCGAGATCGCCGAGCTGGGGGCCACCGGCGAACCGGCGCTGACCTGGGCGCCCACCGAGACCGGGCAGCGTGCCTGGTGA
- a CDS encoding MTH1187 family thiamine-binding protein produces the protein MLIAFSITPLGVGESVGDLVADAVRVVRESGLPNRTDAMFTTVEGEWDEVMAVVKRAVDTVAAQAPRVSLVLKADLRPGVTDAMTAKVAHIEARLAEG, from the coding sequence ATGCTGATCGCGTTCTCGATCACCCCGCTCGGCGTGGGTGAGTCCGTCGGCGATCTGGTCGCCGACGCCGTCCGGGTGGTCCGGGAGTCCGGGCTGCCGAACCGGACCGACGCCATGTTCACCACGGTGGAGGGTGAGTGGGACGAGGTGATGGCGGTGGTGAAGCGGGCCGTCGACACCGTCGCCGCCCAGGCGCCCCGGGTCAGCCTGGTGCTCAAGGCCGACCTCCGGCCCGGGGTCACCGACGCGATGACCGCGAAGGTCGCCCACATCGAGGCCCGCCTGGCCGAGGGCTGA
- the gndA gene encoding NADP-dependent phosphogluconate dehydrogenase, translating into MAQRATAQVGVTGLAVMGRNLARNLARNGFTVAVHNRSPERTRRLIAEHGGEGTFVPSESLGDFVDSLERPRAIIVMVKAGAPTDAVVNELVPLLEPGDIVVDCGNAHFAATRRREETLRGHGLHFVGTGVSGGEEGALHGPSIMPGGSAESYARLGPMFEKIAAQVDGTPCCRHIGPDGAGHFVKMVHNGIEYADMQLIAEAYDLLRAGMSASPAEIAEIFREWNSGELESFLIEITADVLAHTDAATGRPFVDVVLDQAEQKGTGRWTVQNALDLGIPITGIAEATFARSLSGHADQRAAARRAFAAASEKWQVEERGTFVEDVRRALLASKIVAYAQGFDHIRAGSREYDWNIDLGGTATIWRGGCIIRARFLDRIREAYDAEPELPTLLVAPWFAETVNAGVPGWRKVVAYAARAGVPTPAFSSSLAYFDALRAERLPAALIQALRDDFGAHTYRRVDRAGSFHTLWAGDRSEVEA; encoded by the coding sequence ATGGCACAGCGGGCGACGGCGCAGGTCGGCGTGACCGGGCTGGCGGTGATGGGTCGCAACCTGGCCCGGAACCTCGCCCGCAACGGCTTCACCGTGGCGGTGCACAACCGTTCGCCGGAACGCACCCGCCGCCTCATCGCCGAGCACGGCGGCGAGGGCACCTTCGTCCCGTCCGAGTCCCTCGGCGACTTCGTCGACTCGCTGGAGCGGCCCCGGGCGATCATCGTCATGGTCAAGGCGGGCGCGCCCACCGACGCCGTCGTCAACGAGCTGGTGCCCTTGCTGGAGCCGGGCGACATCGTGGTCGACTGCGGCAACGCGCACTTCGCCGCCACCCGGCGCCGGGAGGAGACGTTGCGCGGGCACGGCCTGCACTTCGTCGGCACCGGCGTCTCCGGCGGCGAGGAGGGCGCGCTGCACGGCCCGAGCATCATGCCCGGCGGCTCCGCCGAGTCGTACGCGAGGCTCGGGCCGATGTTCGAGAAGATCGCCGCGCAGGTGGACGGCACCCCCTGCTGCCGGCACATCGGCCCGGACGGCGCCGGCCACTTCGTCAAGATGGTGCACAACGGCATCGAGTACGCCGACATGCAGCTCATCGCCGAGGCGTACGACCTGCTGCGGGCCGGGATGTCGGCGAGCCCGGCGGAGATCGCGGAGATCTTCCGCGAGTGGAACAGCGGCGAGCTGGAGTCCTTCCTCATCGAGATCACCGCGGACGTGCTGGCGCACACCGACGCCGCGACCGGCCGGCCCTTCGTCGACGTCGTGCTCGACCAGGCCGAGCAGAAGGGCACCGGGCGCTGGACCGTGCAGAACGCCCTCGACCTGGGCATCCCGATCACCGGCATCGCCGAGGCGACCTTTGCCCGGTCCCTCTCCGGCCATGCCGACCAGCGCGCCGCCGCCCGCCGGGCCTTCGCTGCCGCTAGCGAGAAGTGGCAGGTCGAGGAGCGGGGGACCTTCGTCGAGGACGTGCGGCGCGCGCTGCTGGCCAGCAAGATCGTCGCGTACGCGCAGGGCTTCGACCACATCCGCGCGGGCAGCCGGGAGTACGACTGGAACATCGACCTCGGCGGCACCGCCACCATCTGGCGGGGCGGCTGCATCATCCGGGCCCGCTTCCTCGACCGGATCCGGGAGGCGTACGACGCCGAGCCGGAGCTGCCGACGCTGCTGGTGGCGCCGTGGTTCGCCGAGACGGTCAACGCCGGGGTGCCGGGCTGGCGGAAGGTGGTGGCCTACGCGGCCCGGGCCGGCGTGCCGACGCCGGCGTTCTCCTCCTCCCTGGCGTACTTCGACGCGCTGCGCGCGGAGCGCCTGCCGGCCGCGCTGATCCAGGCGCTGCGGGACGACTTCGGCGCGCACACCTACCGCCGGGTCGACCGTGCGGGCTCCTTCCACACCCTCTGGGCCGGAGACCGCTCCGAGGTGGAGGCCTGA
- a CDS encoding hemolysin family protein has protein sequence MAVDPVPVMTTLAAGAAAGLPDLQLIVFAAGLVVLAGLIAMTEAALAAVSPARAAELARDGVRGARTLQAVAGDVVRHLNLLLLVRLLAELTATTLVALVAVDTFGAGWRAALVTAGAMTVVSFVVVGVAPRTIGRQHAYAVGRTVAPLVRWLGRALNPLASLLILIGNAVTPGRGFREGPFATQVELRELVDLAEQRGVVEHGERQMIHSVFALGDTIAREVMVPRTEMVWIEEGKTLSQALALFLRSGFSRIPVIGESVDDVLGVLYLKDLIRRTRGGDPQADQLPVSELMRPATFVPESKPVDDLLSEMQAARNHLVIVVDEYGGTGGLVTIEDILEEIVGEITDEYDVERPPVEHLTDGAVRVAARLPVENLGELFDTELPTDEVETVGGLLAQSLGRVPIPGAKAEVSGLRLIAEGTTGRRNRIDTVLVSRIEPTDAQDGAGRGEHVESRSNHARFEERQPADA, from the coding sequence CTGGCGGTCGACCCGGTCCCGGTGATGACCACCCTGGCGGCCGGAGCCGCCGCCGGCCTGCCCGACCTCCAGCTCATCGTCTTCGCGGCGGGGCTGGTGGTGCTGGCCGGCCTCATCGCGATGACCGAGGCGGCGCTGGCGGCCGTCTCCCCGGCCCGGGCCGCCGAGCTGGCCCGGGACGGGGTGCGTGGCGCGCGTACCCTCCAGGCGGTCGCCGGTGACGTGGTCCGCCACCTCAACCTGCTGCTCCTGGTCCGGCTGCTGGCCGAGTTGACCGCCACCACCCTGGTCGCCCTGGTCGCGGTGGACACCTTCGGCGCCGGCTGGCGGGCCGCCCTGGTCACCGCCGGCGCGATGACCGTGGTCAGCTTCGTCGTGGTCGGCGTCGCCCCGCGCACCATCGGCCGGCAGCACGCGTACGCGGTGGGCCGTACGGTCGCGCCGCTGGTCCGCTGGCTGGGCCGGGCGCTCAACCCGCTCGCCTCGCTGCTGATCCTGATCGGCAACGCGGTCACCCCGGGGCGCGGCTTCCGGGAGGGGCCGTTCGCCACCCAGGTGGAGCTGCGCGAGCTGGTCGACCTGGCCGAGCAGCGCGGCGTGGTGGAGCACGGCGAGCGGCAGATGATCCACTCGGTCTTCGCCCTCGGCGACACCATCGCCCGGGAGGTGATGGTGCCGCGTACCGAGATGGTGTGGATCGAGGAGGGCAAGACGCTCTCCCAGGCGCTGGCGCTCTTCCTCCGCTCCGGCTTCTCTCGCATCCCGGTGATCGGGGAGAGCGTCGACGACGTGCTGGGCGTGCTCTACCTCAAGGACCTGATCCGACGCACCCGGGGCGGAGATCCGCAGGCCGATCAGCTCCCGGTGTCCGAGCTGATGCGCCCGGCGACCTTCGTGCCCGAGTCCAAGCCGGTCGACGACCTGCTCTCCGAGATGCAGGCCGCCCGCAACCACCTGGTCATCGTCGTCGACGAGTACGGCGGTACCGGCGGCCTGGTCACCATCGAGGACATCCTCGAGGAGATCGTCGGCGAGATCACCGACGAGTACGATGTCGAGCGTCCGCCGGTCGAACACCTGACGGACGGGGCCGTGCGGGTCGCCGCCCGCCTCCCGGTGGAGAATCTGGGCGAGCTCTTCGACACCGAACTCCCCACCGACGAGGTGGAGACGGTTGGCGGTCTGCTCGCCCAGTCGCTCGGCCGGGTGCCGATCCCCGGGGCGAAAGCCGAGGTGTCCGGGCTCCGGCTGATCGCCGAAGGCACCACCGGCCGGCGCAACCGGATCGACACTGTGCTGGTGAGCCGGATCGAGCCGACCGACGCGCAGGACGGCGCGGGGCGCGGCGAGCACGTCGAGTCCCGCAGCAACCACGCCCGATTCGAGGAGAGGCAACCCGCCGATGCCTGA
- the era gene encoding GTPase Era, translating to MTGVRDPEEPRPYRAGFACFVGRPNAGKSTLTNAIVGTKIAITSTKPQTTRHVIRAVLHRPDSQLVLVDTPGLHRPRTLLGERLNDLVRQTWSEVDVIGLCIPADEPIGRGDRFITGELAALKATVLAVVTKTDLVDKKRLAEQLLAVSELGEFTDVVPVSAVSGHQLDTLVDVMTGYLPESPQLYPDDMLTDDPEQVLVAELIRESALEGVREELPHSIAVVVEEMVAEGQLTKIYADVYVERPSQKAIVIGHRASRLKQVGTNARRQIEELLGTRVYLDLHVRVAKDWQRDPKQLRKLGF from the coding sequence ATGACCGGCGTCCGGGATCCGGAGGAGCCCCGTCCCTACCGGGCCGGTTTCGCCTGTTTCGTCGGGCGGCCGAACGCCGGCAAGTCCACCCTGACCAACGCGATCGTCGGCACGAAGATCGCCATCACCTCGACCAAGCCGCAGACCACCCGGCACGTCATCCGCGCGGTGCTGCACCGCCCGGACTCGCAGCTCGTCCTGGTCGACACCCCCGGCCTGCACCGTCCGCGGACGCTGCTCGGCGAGCGTCTCAACGACCTGGTCCGGCAGACCTGGAGCGAGGTCGACGTGATCGGCCTCTGCATCCCGGCGGACGAGCCGATCGGCCGGGGCGACCGGTTCATCACCGGCGAGCTGGCCGCGCTGAAGGCGACGGTGCTGGCCGTGGTCACCAAGACCGATCTGGTCGACAAGAAGCGGCTGGCCGAGCAGTTGCTCGCGGTCAGCGAGCTGGGCGAGTTCACCGACGTGGTGCCGGTGAGCGCCGTCTCCGGGCACCAGCTGGACACCCTGGTGGACGTGATGACCGGCTACCTGCCGGAGTCGCCCCAGCTCTACCCGGACGACATGCTCACCGACGACCCGGAGCAGGTGCTGGTCGCCGAGCTGATCCGGGAGTCTGCGCTGGAGGGGGTCCGGGAGGAGCTGCCGCACTCCATCGCCGTGGTGGTGGAGGAGATGGTCGCCGAGGGGCAGCTCACGAAGATCTACGCCGACGTCTACGTCGAGCGGCCAAGCCAGAAGGCGATCGTGATCGGTCACCGGGCCAGCCGGCTCAAGCAGGTGGGCACCAACGCCCGGCGGCAGATCGAGGAGCTGCTCGGCACCCGGGTCTACCTCGACCTGCACGTCCGGGTGGCGAAGGACTGGCAGCGCGACCCGAAGCAGTTGCGCAAGCTCGGCTTCTGA
- the recO gene encoding DNA repair protein RecO → MAGYRRQLYRDDAVVLRVQKLGESDRIITLLTRRHGRLRAVARGIRRTTSKFGARLEPFGHVDLQLAGDPKGNHGSSLHTISQVEGINLYGKRFLGDYPRYTAASAIAETAERLTPVEREPSLRLFQLTLGAIKSLARGDHATTLVLDAYLLRGMALAGWAPALVACAVCGTPGRHRAFSVPAGGAVCPDCRPPGAAHPAPATIDLMSALTSGDWVLADATETGVRRECSGLVAAHLQWHLERALRSLPLVDRGGPAAGAVPPPGGGGPGVVPPRAGVGPAADGANREKTE, encoded by the coding sequence ATGGCCGGGTACCGCCGACAGCTCTACCGCGACGACGCGGTGGTGCTGCGCGTGCAGAAGCTCGGCGAGTCCGACCGGATCATCACCCTGCTCACCCGCCGGCACGGTCGGCTGCGCGCGGTCGCCCGGGGGATCCGGCGCACCACCAGCAAGTTCGGTGCCCGGCTGGAGCCGTTCGGCCACGTCGACCTCCAGCTCGCCGGCGACCCCAAGGGCAACCACGGCAGCTCCCTGCACACCATCAGTCAGGTCGAGGGGATCAACCTCTACGGCAAGCGGTTCCTCGGCGACTACCCCCGCTACACCGCGGCCAGCGCGATCGCCGAGACCGCCGAGCGGCTCACTCCGGTCGAGCGGGAGCCGTCGCTGCGGCTGTTCCAGCTCACCCTCGGCGCGATCAAGTCGCTGGCCCGGGGCGACCACGCCACCACGCTGGTGCTCGACGCGTACCTGCTGCGCGGGATGGCGCTGGCCGGCTGGGCGCCGGCGCTCGTCGCCTGCGCGGTCTGCGGCACGCCGGGGCGGCACCGGGCGTTCTCCGTACCGGCCGGGGGAGCGGTCTGCCCGGACTGCCGGCCGCCCGGCGCGGCCCACCCCGCCCCGGCCACCATCGACCTGATGTCCGCGCTCACCAGCGGGGACTGGGTGCTCGCCGACGCCACCGAGACCGGCGTACGCCGGGAGTGCAGCGGCCTGGTCGCGGCGCACCTGCAGTGGCACCTGGAGCGCGCGCTACGCTCGCTGCCGCTGGTCGACCGGGGTGGCCCGGCGGCCGGCGCGGTTCCGCCGCCGGGCGGCGGCGGACCCGGCGTGGTCCCGCCGCGAGCCGGTGTCGGGCCTGCCGCGGACGGTGCGAACAGGGAGAAGACCGAGTGA
- a CDS encoding pirin family protein: MTAVAPTPAVDVRRAEDRFKTRLSWLDSKHSFSFSRHYDPANIHHGLLLVNNDDVVRPGTGFETHPHQDMEIVTWVLRGSLVHQDSTGHSGVIYPGLAQRMSAGTGILHSEKNDSWRLEDTAPHNEPVHFVQMWVVPDTEGIEPGYEQLEIGDELLRGGLVPVASGMDRYDGASAIRIRNRYATLHAARLSAGDEVTLPDAPFLHLYVPAGAVTLEGTGRLDEGDAARITMTGGQRVAASEPAEILVWEMHATLA; the protein is encoded by the coding sequence GTGACGGCCGTCGCACCCACGCCCGCCGTGGACGTCCGCCGGGCCGAGGACCGGTTCAAAACCCGGCTGTCCTGGCTCGATTCGAAGCACTCGTTCTCGTTTTCGCGGCACTACGACCCGGCCAACATCCATCACGGGCTGCTGCTGGTCAACAACGACGACGTGGTGCGCCCGGGCACCGGCTTCGAGACCCACCCGCACCAGGACATGGAGATCGTGACCTGGGTGCTGCGCGGCTCGCTGGTGCACCAGGACTCCACCGGCCACTCCGGGGTGATCTATCCGGGGCTCGCCCAGCGGATGAGCGCCGGCACCGGCATCCTGCACTCCGAGAAGAACGACTCGTGGCGGCTGGAGGACACCGCCCCGCACAACGAGCCGGTTCACTTCGTCCAGATGTGGGTCGTCCCCGACACCGAGGGCATCGAGCCCGGCTACGAACAGCTGGAGATCGGCGACGAGCTGCTCCGCGGCGGCCTGGTCCCGGTCGCCTCCGGCATGGACCGGTACGACGGCGCGTCGGCGATCCGGATCCGCAACCGGTACGCCACCCTGCACGCCGCCCGGCTCAGCGCGGGCGACGAGGTGACCCTCCCGGACGCGCCCTTCCTGCACCTGTACGTGCCAGCCGGCGCGGTGACGCTGGAGGGCACCGGACGGCTCGATGAGGGTGACGCCGCCCGGATCACGATGACCGGCGGCCAGCGGGTGGCCGCCAGCGAGCCGGCGGAGATCCTGGTCTGGGAGATGCACGCGACCCTCGCCTGA
- a CDS encoding cytidine deaminase, translating into MPESPAVPAARPTQADPAELSAEDGKLVILARGARGRVGAVEGAAVRDQDGRTYAAASVALPSLTLTALQLAVASAVAAGASRLEAAVVVTEASTLDGAGHAAVRDLSVDAPIHVAAPDGTVLGTVVE; encoded by the coding sequence ATGCCTGAGTCACCCGCCGTACCCGCAGCCCGGCCCACCCAGGCCGACCCGGCCGAGCTGAGCGCCGAGGACGGCAAGCTGGTCATCCTGGCCCGGGGCGCGCGCGGCCGGGTCGGCGCCGTGGAGGGCGCGGCGGTCCGCGACCAGGACGGCCGGACGTACGCCGCGGCCAGCGTCGCGCTGCCCTCGCTGACGTTGACCGCGCTCCAGCTCGCGGTCGCCTCGGCGGTGGCCGCCGGCGCGAGCCGGCTGGAGGCCGCCGTGGTGGTGACCGAGGCCTCGACGCTCGACGGCGCCGGGCACGCCGCGGTGCGCGACCTCTCCGTCGACGCGCCGATCCACGTGGCCGCGCCGGACGGCACCGTCCTTGGCACGGTGGTCGAATGA
- a CDS encoding isoprenyl transferase, with amino-acid sequence MAPTPHPSGARPPALPADALPKHVAVVMDGNGRWAKERGLPRTKGHEQGEYSLFDTIEGAIELGIPYLSAYAFSTENWRRSPDEVRFLMGFNRDVIRRRRDQLVDLGVRVVWSGRAGRLWKSVISELQTAEEMSRGNSRLTLQFCVNYGGQAEIADAAAAIARDVAAGRLDPSRVNEKTVAKYLYHPEVPEVDLFLRPSGEQRTSNFLLWQSAYAELVFLDTLWPDFDRRHLWYACELYAQRDRRFGGALPNPVAPQI; translated from the coding sequence GTGGCGCCGACTCCGCACCCGTCGGGTGCTCGGCCCCCGGCGCTGCCCGCCGACGCGCTGCCGAAGCACGTCGCGGTGGTGATGGACGGCAACGGCCGGTGGGCCAAGGAGCGCGGCCTGCCCCGCACCAAGGGTCACGAGCAGGGGGAGTACAGCCTCTTCGACACCATCGAGGGCGCGATCGAGCTGGGCATTCCCTACCTCTCGGCGTACGCCTTCTCCACCGAGAACTGGCGGCGCTCGCCGGACGAGGTCCGCTTCCTGATGGGCTTCAACCGGGACGTCATCCGCCGCCGCCGGGACCAGCTGGTCGACCTGGGCGTCCGGGTGGTCTGGTCGGGGCGGGCCGGGCGGCTCTGGAAGAGCGTCATCTCCGAGCTGCAGACCGCCGAGGAGATGTCCCGGGGCAACTCGAGGCTGACCCTGCAGTTCTGCGTGAACTACGGCGGGCAGGCGGAGATCGCCGACGCCGCGGCCGCGATCGCCCGCGACGTGGCCGCCGGCAGGCTCGACCCGTCCCGGGTCAACGAGAAGACGGTCGCGAAGTACCTCTACCACCCCGAGGTCCCCGAGGTGGACCTCTTCCTGCGCCCCTCCGGCGAGCAGCGCACCTCCAACTTCCTGCTCTGGCAGAGCGCGTACGCCGAGCTGGTCTTCCTCGACACGCTCTGGCCGGACTTCGACCGCCGCCACCTGTGGTACGCCTGCGAGCTGTACGCGCAGCGGGACCGCCGATTCGGCGGGGCGCTGCCGAATCCGGTGGCGCCGCAGATCTGA
- a CDS encoding acyltransferase family protein, translating to MRNRYLDLLRFLAIVRVVVYHVTGWAALTLIFPAMSVMFALAGSLMAASLDRTGTPAVLRRLRRLLPSLWVLAAVFVPAMLLTGLPLTPKVLLWLVPVSDPPANGWGALALSVIWYLRDYLWFVLASPLALRLFRRAPLPTLLAPYTLLAVIEFGILPGAPTVLREFGLYFGAWLLGFAHHDGLLRRLGNRVLVPAALVLGAAGMSWILTHPGARGYDLNDIHLGNALWSAAFILLVIGRAPAGAAWVDQNPVLGRAVTVLNRRALTVYLWHMPFVVALTPLVDVVGWSHQDPVGLAIRVVLVFGLVGLVTMLVGWVEDMAARRPPELLPGGARKTPAGRAAAAPAGPAPAGAATRAIPAPRRPAKVATAEINAG from the coding sequence ATGCGAAACCGATACCTCGACCTGCTCCGTTTCCTGGCCATCGTTCGAGTCGTCGTCTACCACGTCACCGGTTGGGCGGCGCTGACCCTGATCTTCCCCGCCATGTCGGTGATGTTCGCGCTTGCCGGCTCGCTGATGGCGGCCTCCCTCGACCGCACCGGCACGCCGGCCGTCCTGCGCCGCCTGCGCCGCCTGCTGCCGTCGCTCTGGGTGCTGGCGGCGGTCTTCGTACCGGCCATGCTGCTCACCGGGCTGCCGTTGACCCCGAAGGTGCTGCTCTGGCTAGTCCCGGTCAGCGACCCGCCCGCCAACGGCTGGGGAGCGTTGGCGCTGAGCGTCATCTGGTACCTGCGGGACTACCTGTGGTTCGTCCTCGCCTCGCCGCTCGCCCTTCGGCTGTTCCGGCGGGCCCCGCTGCCCACCCTCCTCGCCCCGTACACCCTGCTCGCCGTGATCGAGTTCGGCATCCTGCCGGGCGCGCCGACGGTGCTGCGCGAGTTCGGCCTCTACTTCGGCGCCTGGCTGCTCGGCTTCGCGCACCACGACGGCCTGCTGCGGCGGCTCGGCAACCGGGTGCTCGTGCCGGCGGCGCTGGTCCTCGGCGCGGCCGGGATGTCCTGGATCCTCACCCACCCCGGCGCGCGCGGCTACGACCTCAACGACATCCACCTCGGCAACGCCCTCTGGTCGGCCGCGTTCATCCTGCTGGTGATCGGCCGGGCGCCGGCCGGCGCCGCCTGGGTGGACCAGAACCCCGTCCTCGGCCGGGCGGTCACCGTGCTGAACCGGCGGGCACTCACCGTCTACCTGTGGCACATGCCGTTCGTGGTGGCGCTCACCCCGCTGGTCGACGTGGTCGGCTGGTCACACCAGGATCCGGTCGGCCTGGCGATCCGGGTGGTACTGGTCTTCGGCCTGGTGGGCCTGGTGACCATGCTGGTCGGCTGGGTCGAGGACATGGCGGCCCGCCGCCCGCCGGAGCTCCTCCCCGGCGGGGCCCGCAAGACCCCGGCCGGCCGGGCGGCCGCCGCCCCGGCCGGCCCCGCGCCCGCCGGCGCGGCGACGCGGGCGATCCCGGCGCCGCGCCGCCCGGCCAAGGTGGCGACCGCCGAGATCAACGCTGGGTGA
- a CDS encoding DUF4097 family beta strand repeat-containing protein: MALHPTAVTTRTGIAVGTAATLIVLAGCDTLSFRRLDYDNTESAKITRITVLPGSGDVVVRAAGTAPQVRIKRMVRYHGDEPDTRYEIRGDELVLDTECGPDCSVSYEVIAPEGVAVRGETGSGDVELTRVGPVEIKLGSGDVTVTGAAGPVRAETGSGNIEVADVAGTVHLRASSGDITGRRIGGQVDAETSSGNVTLELDRPASARAHASSGDIELAVPAGRYRVRSSTGSGDADLGVADDPTASLLLDVGTGSGNVTLTQR; the protein is encoded by the coding sequence ATGGCTCTGCACCCCACCGCAGTCACCACCCGGACAGGGATCGCCGTCGGCACGGCTGCCACCCTGATTGTCCTCGCCGGGTGTGACACCCTCTCGTTCCGCCGGCTCGACTACGACAACACCGAGTCGGCCAAGATCACCCGGATCACCGTGCTGCCGGGCTCCGGCGACGTCGTGGTCCGCGCCGCCGGGACGGCCCCCCAGGTACGGATCAAGCGGATGGTCCGTTACCACGGCGACGAGCCCGACACCCGGTACGAGATCAGGGGCGACGAGTTGGTCCTGGACACCGAGTGCGGCCCCGACTGCAGCGTGTCGTACGAGGTCATCGCGCCGGAGGGGGTCGCGGTGCGGGGCGAGACCGGCTCGGGCGACGTGGAGCTGACCCGGGTCGGCCCGGTGGAGATCAAGCTCGGCTCGGGTGACGTCACGGTCACCGGCGCCGCCGGCCCGGTACGCGCCGAGACCGGCTCCGGGAACATCGAGGTGGCCGACGTGGCCGGGACGGTCCACCTGCGCGCCTCCTCGGGCGACATCACGGGTCGCCGGATCGGCGGTCAGGTGGACGCCGAGACCAGTTCCGGCAACGTCACGCTGGAGCTGGACCGGCCGGCGTCGGCCCGGGCGCACGCCTCAAGCGGGGACATCGAACTGGCCGTGCCGGCCGGCCGGTACCGGGTCCGGTCGAGCACCGGCTCAGGTGACGCCGACCTGGGTGTGGCCGACGACCCGACCGCCTCGCTGCTGCTCGACGTCGGCACCGGCAGCGGGAACGTGACGCTCACCCAGCGTTGA
- the ybeY gene encoding rRNA maturation RNase YbeY gives MSIEIANESGVEVDTDAVLAVARHALDEMGVNPLAELSVLLVDIDYMSELNHRWMGGEGPTDVLAFPMDEGSVDHGPGETAPAGGEPALLGDIVLCPEVAAKQAATAGHSTADELHLLTVHGVLHLLGYDHAEPEEEREMFTLQARLLASWRSTRSR, from the coding sequence TTGTCCATCGAGATCGCCAACGAGTCGGGTGTCGAGGTCGACACCGACGCCGTGCTCGCCGTCGCCCGGCACGCCCTCGACGAGATGGGGGTCAACCCCCTCGCCGAGCTCTCCGTGCTGCTGGTCGACATCGACTACATGAGCGAGCTGAACCACCGCTGGATGGGCGGCGAGGGGCCGACCGACGTGCTCGCGTTCCCCATGGACGAGGGCAGCGTCGACCACGGTCCGGGGGAGACCGCCCCGGCGGGCGGCGAGCCGGCCCTGCTCGGCGACATCGTGCTCTGCCCGGAGGTGGCGGCCAAGCAGGCGGCCACCGCCGGTCACTCCACCGCCGACGAGCTGCACCTGCTCACCGTGCACGGCGTGCTGCACCTGCTCGGCTACGACCACGCCGAGCCGGAGGAAGAGCGGGAGATGTTCACGCTCCAGGCCCGACTGCTGGCCAGCTGGCGGTCGACCCGGTCCCGGTGA
- a CDS encoding energy-coupling factor transporter transmembrane component T family protein gives MISIEPVAAPGAPLARRNPVAKLAAALVFSFILIATLDPVAPALAIAVQLAVLPLFGIRYRVLARRAWPLLASAAGILVTLVLFAADRSGRVLVEAGPVLVTSGVLLTALGLVLRMLAVALPGVIVFATTDPTDLADALIQNAKAPARFAIGALAAFRLVPLLGQEWQMISMARRARGVDAARNPVAKLRLFVSTAFALLVGAIRRGTRLAVAMDARGFDAGTPRTVARRQRFTPADGLLMAGAAVLAGAALTVSILLGTFRPLIG, from the coding sequence GTGATCAGCATCGAACCGGTGGCCGCGCCGGGCGCGCCGCTGGCCCGGCGCAACCCGGTGGCGAAGCTGGCCGCCGCGCTGGTCTTCTCCTTCATCCTGATCGCCACCCTGGACCCGGTGGCCCCGGCCCTCGCGATCGCCGTCCAACTGGCCGTACTGCCGCTGTTCGGCATCCGCTACCGGGTGCTCGCCCGACGGGCCTGGCCGCTGCTGGCCAGCGCCGCCGGCATCCTGGTCACCCTGGTGCTCTTCGCCGCCGACCGGTCCGGCCGGGTGCTGGTCGAGGCCGGGCCGGTGCTGGTGACGTCCGGGGTGCTGCTGACCGCGCTGGGCCTGGTGCTGCGGATGCTCGCGGTGGCGCTGCCCGGCGTGATCGTCTTCGCCACCACCGATCCGACCGACCTGGCCGACGCGCTGATCCAGAACGCCAAGGCGCCGGCCCGGTTCGCCATCGGCGCGCTGGCCGCGTTCCGGCTGGTGCCGCTGCTCGGTCAGGAGTGGCAGATGATCAGCATGGCCCGGCGGGCACGGGGCGTGGACGCCGCCCGCAACCCCGTGGCCAAGCTGCGACTCTTCGTCTCGACCGCGTTCGCACTGCTGGTCGGGGCGATCCGCCGGGGCACCCGGCTGGCCGTGGCGATGGACGCCCGTGGCTTCGACGCCGGCACTCCGCGGACCGTCGCCCGGCGGCAGCGCTTCACCCCGGCGGACGGGCTGCTGATGGCCGGGGCCGCGGTGCTGGCCGGCGCGGCGCTGACGGTCAGCATCCTGCTCGGCACCTTCCGCCCGCTGATCGGCTGA